The DNA sequence TGTCATTTGATCCTATCAACTTTAACCAATGATCATATttagattaatatttaatataaattatttacttttgtaatttgttgtttcttaaaaaaaaaagtaagttcttactttaaaagaaaaaaagaaaaaacttaagaTTTATCGCCTCTTTTGttctaattttctaaatttgatgGAAAAAGGACAAGAcctgaaatttgaaaacttcATTTCCTCTTAGTCTCACATCAATGCTCGGAACCAATCAAATAATTGCAATGAATACACAGTATGCCCACGCTTACTTCCCACTTGTTTAGTCGTGTTTGAGCATGTTCTCAGTGTATATAAATAGCCAAACTCAGCTCATAGAAGCTCAAATCCAAAACCTTTCAACTTCACTAATTCACTATTCAAGAAGAAGAAAGTAGCGTTGAGATTTGAAGATGATGCTTAGGTCTTTCGTTGGGAAGATAGAAAAGGGTGTTTCACTCCTCGTACACAGAAGAGCAACAAGTGTTGTGTCCGATGATGTTAGGGAAGGATATTTTGCCGTTCTTGCAACCAAGGGTGGAGAATCCAAAAGATTCATTGTTGGCTTAAATTTCTTGAATGATCCTGCTTTCTTGGGACTTCTAGATCAAGCTCAGGAAGAATTTGGTTTCAGACAAAAGGGTGCTCTTGAAATCCCTTGTCAGCCTCAAGAATTACAGAAGATTCTAGATCGTTCCAGAGTGTGAAGCAAGGAAGCCAAAGGAATGGAACTATGTAACTATCTTCATATCTCCCTATGATCGACAACAATAAAGGGAGTTTCAATTTTCTAGTTATAACTAATTGTATATGCAGAtgattcaatatattttttaagttaattaactATTATTACAGTTCGAAGTTTTACATtgattaaagataaatcaattcgtaatatataagtaaggtgtaaattacattttacaaaCCGATTTTGTAGGATTGAATTACACttaaacttcattttttaatatggtattagaaccattaaagaaatatattctaatgagataaaataatttcatcgtATATAAATAAAGTGTAAACCTCACTTTTCCATAAGTCTTACAACACTATTATTGTGAACTCAAGTTCTCATGGTGTGAGAATTACTCATGCATCTACCAGAATGCAAATAATTTGCAGCATTTTCTTTGTTACATTGATTACTCAAatatgtttgtttgtttgtttctacCAATTATTTCTGAATACTTACAAAGACTGGCGTCACATATTATAATCTAGAATATCTTTCTCTCATTGAATTATTTTGTAGGAAAATGTTAAAACCTAAAAGACGAGATTGGTTAGTGATATGCATGCTACGACATGCTTCACTGCTGAAAAAGATTAGAAGAAGGGTGCTGTCTTATCTCAGTTTGGATTATGTCAATATAGTTccaaaatatttcatttcaCTCATACTGTGACCCTAATTAATATCTACCCATGACTGCACATGCTTGAAACCATGGGCGGAATCTATCTATTCCAATTTGGGGGGtttcttaataattaataaaatattgttgtacgtaaaaaatagattttgaattagatttagttaaattatgaattatagaTTCTTTTTGTTCATACTGCCTATGTTAATGATTTTCAATTTGAGTGAAACAAAAGTACTATACAAACAAACTTGAATTTAAGCAGAGATAAATTCGGTTTAGTCTATTGAGGttgtatttcattttcttcttctatggTATAGTATGCTGCAAATGATCTTCATGAGTGTTAAAGTGTCAACTTGGTTGAGATGTTAACACTAGCAGTGATATTaagaatgttattttttaaataaaaacatcaataaCATGAATATGAGAAAAGATGCGTTTATGTTGAATGAAGTTTgatgtttaaataaatataacactGAAATTTAATTTTGGGTTGAGATAAATGAATGTGtgaaaatagaataataaattgaaataggAAATGTGAATAAAGCATGTATTCTCTCAGGTTGGCATGGAAATTCACTTATCGTTAAAGAACCTAGATAAAATTCATATAGTCAATGTTTTTAAAGcataaatattataagttatCTTATCTTTAGGTTTTTTGCTTAGCTTGAAATGAGAGATTCTTACAATATTCTCTTGTAGAATATTTATTGAACTATTGGTGATGGATTAATCTTTTTGAATGGTTTCTAATGTTATGctagattcattttttttttcccttgtAGATGTTTCTTATGTTGTTTGTTGGGTTACATTTTTATGTCATTGTTTCTCACATTTGGGCAAATTATGGGATTTATGAGTTGCAATCCCTATACAATCTTCAATTGAATCCTTATAAAATGAAGATATTTCTATTTGGACTTTTGACGATTCTGGACTTCTAAATCAAAAGAcagttagaattttttttttctatgatgtTTTTGCTCGAAAGGAATGGGGAAGCTAACTTGGTATGCTTCTATTGCTCCCTCGAAAACACTTGTTTTATGGAAACTTCTGTATAACAAGCTTCTCTGATTGATAAGGAGGTACGAGGTAGAGGGCTAAATTTATGTTCCATGTGTTATCTTTGTAAGGATAAAGTCCATTCAACGTATTTTCTTTCAATgtcaaattgttatatatatttggtccTAGTTGCAGGGTATTTTGCCGAATTTTCAATGACTATCTATGGATCATTTAACTACTTTCATTAAGTCTTTTTGGTAGTTTTCGTACGTTGCGGAAGTCCTAGTCTTGCAGCTTGTGTTAGCTTTTTCAGAGGTAATATGTGTGAATATATTTGTAACTTATCTATTTTTTTGGgagtgtaaaattatttatatgctAAAATTACGGGAGATATTCTTACTATTGGGCATTCTTATGAAACTAGCCTTAGATATGTTTTGTTGAAAAgtgattatatattattatgtaaaaaaagttatttctcAAATTGCTTCTTCGTCTTTTTAGAAGAAGATGTATCAAATGcttgaaaatatataaagaaatggAATTTAAGTATTATCTTACTTTTAACAAAGAAAATCATCATGCAAAGAAGTTAACTTCTTTCGTCATAAGTGTTTTAGTGAAAGTTACAGTAATCCTTCATAGCCAATATTTGTGGGATGCGGTAAAGCCCATTTCAAGGAACATCATTTGTCTTGCAAAAAGAAAGTAATGATGTTGTGTGATGTGTATTTGTGTCCAAGGTGGAGGATGTAGAGATCCTCACTGTCAACAACATTGTTTCGAACATAAGAATAATTTGATGAGGTTGCAAACTTGTACACGTCGAAATAGACCTTCTAACTCCGTGCATGTCGAATATCATTTCGGATTGtgctttttaatatatttcataagataaaaatattttgacactTATTAATTCACTTTTAATCCATCACTCAATCATTTCTCAATTATCATGTCACACTactaaaagaaactaaaataaataattaaaaaatgattggAATGATggattaataataaatgaaaaaatgtggaccaaaatattattatctatttcAAATagtaattttgaaagaaaatatcttctaaaacatgttttttaatATGTTCTGAAATGTTCAACCATATTTCTAAATTAGAAATATCTGTTAGATTacacaatttatgaaaatatttttatattttaatgctATTTTGAaaggtatttttaaatttaaaaatatctttagatACATCTAATccgaaatatataatatattttagataaagTGTTTCGATAGATATCTTTTgaatctaaatttatttttcagacaTATACAATTCGAAAAATATTAATctgaaaaatattgaaaaaaataagttcAAGAATCgctttatctttttattataattttaatgaatttatgaattttttagtagtgcaaaaagaaaaaaaaaaaaaaaagaaggtgcAAGAAGAAACAAGAAACAGCAAAGAAACCATGGAGTAGCAACTTCGAGTACAGGGGCTTGTGTGGTGTCATGATAAGTCTAGCAACAAATGTCTCCCGTGGCTTTTTAATGTCTCATTAAGTATCATTAAGCAATACAACATTTCTAGCatgtttttattctcttttaaaagTTTTGGTTATTTCTGTAAGGATGTAATTGGGACGATtattgtcaataaaaaaaaattctatagtTCATATATTCTTTTATCATCTCGACTTTTATTCACTATTgacaacaaatatataaatataattataaattatttccataatttaaaaagtaagaaaaaaaaatctaaccaTCTAAAtattaatctcatttttttccaaattaagcACTAATTTTTCAAAGTACTAGGATTTACTAAAAaggttaattctttttttctaagtAATACTTTTATACTCACAAATGTAAGATCAAACTTGTGTtaacatattttgaaacataatattattttcattcgttatattattttaatcttctTCATGAGGGTTTGTCTCCATTAAGAGGAGGTTCGACCACAACATAAACAAGTTCCAACCTAATTAATAAATGTAACtagagtaaaatatattttttcctcttctttctATAACTTATCATTGGTAAGAAATATTAACTACTTTATCAATGACTATTTTAGAGAACCGAAAGTAATACGCATTTGAAAAATAGAGACAAAAATCTTGAATAAAATGAAAGCATAGGCACAAAAGCATACACccttatttttcaatttctatAATGTAGTATTTTTAACCTCATGGTGTTGGTGTAAttacttttcattattttaatgtgtaactttaaatttacCTTATAAAATAATGCAACTTTGGAAGTTATTGATAGTTATAGATATCACTCAAAACTTCATTCTCATGAACACCTTTCAGCTACTGATTATAAATACGAATTCTGGTAACTTCCTtcatatcttaaaatttgtaTCTAGACTTAATTCAATCTcatgaaaacaaatttataaggTCACAAAACATGCTGATctcataaaaacaaatttataaggTCAGAAAACATGCTGATGGTACAATCTCATCCTCTCctattttatacaataaaatacattttatgacTCCATATGTATTAACAATGAATTAAGTACATACGATACTTAAAACACAACACagaataatatacttaaaacaTGAAGTATATATGATCTTAATCTTTCTATACAGTACACCTAACACAGGACAAAATGATATTAATCAGCAAATTAATTCACCTCAGAACAATTATTAGGCCCAACTGGTTCTCTTAGGCAATTAGAAATTGCCGTTACTGCTGCTTCAATAGAAGCATCTTCCCCCTGTgtaatgttaaattattaaCTAAGCTAATCAAGAATAGCTAGATTGTGAAGAAGAAACAGAATCTACCTTTTCTTTCCAATAGAAAATGTTTCCATATTTCCCAGCCAAGCGACTCCAAAAACTACGTGGGATGTCCAAATCAACTGAAGCACCAACGTTGAAATTCAATATATTACCTGATCAACAAAAACATCTTCATATATTATTACCTCTACCGCTATATCAAGAAAGAAGCaaaacagaaaataaagaaGGCAGAAAAAAGTAACATAGAAAAGTGTGGCGGGTCCTTTACCAAATGTGGGATCCGCAACAAAGACAACTGTTCTGTCATCTACCTGCCAGAAATCTTTGACAGCCAAACCTGCATAATTCATCAGTTTCAGCTTTCAAGTTTCCCTCATAATAGTCTTAACCCTTAAATTTCAGAAGCAGCCTGTGAATTACGTGAGATCCATATTTTGCTAAATTGTGTGCAGTGACCATAGTCAAAAACCTGGCGTATCAGGATAGTTCTGGGCCAAAACCCTTAACTTGAATCCGGTATCTGCTTCAAGAGCAGCAATCTCTGCTGCTAGTCTTTTCTCCTGCAGAACAATCATTGATTAAACATCGTTAACATTCCTTCTACAATAAACTCCCAAACATGGAAATTCAGTTTTAAGTTCCTTCTCAATgggaaataaaagaaagagcATCATGCTATTGTCACCATAGATGAAGCTTTTAGTTTCAGAAtaagttttcttgttttcagcttttgcttttatatataattacaaaagtTGTCGCTTATATATTTCTGtaacaaaagaaatttaattaaaatgacatTTAATTACAAATTGTCATGTTCCgtaattttaatgatttatataataactaatttaagtAGTTCATGAACAGTTTATAGTGCTACattcatcaaaattaaactCATAATCAGTTTAAATGTAAAGGACCATTGTGAAAAAAGTTGACAAATTGGAATATGTTTGTGCAACCTTTCTTATagggatttaaaaaaaattaaaaataagaaaataaataaattcctCCTTGAactattcataatttaaaaataaaaggtttaaaaatgaaaatttttacaAAGCCATTAGAAAACTTCTACACCAGTCAAACACAAATTTCATAAGATGCAAACAGATTGATTTCAATTCCAATAACATCACACCTGTCCATCAGAGAGGAACCCGGCAACATCAATGACAGTGCTAAACTCCTTGGGGAGCAACTCCGGCTTGTTCACACCTACTTTTGCAGCCTCGGCCACTCTAATTCCTGCAAATTATAAGATTCAATTCCTCATTGCAGCATTAggaaaaaacgaaaataaaggTAGCGGAAACTACCTCCGAATAATAACCCAAGTGAGAGGGCTCCAGAGAGAGCAAAATGAAGAGGTTTGAAAGAGCTTAAAGTGGCGTGTGAAGGGGCATGATACGAGTGCGTCTTGGGATGTAATCGCCGAACGGGAAGCGAAGGAGTTTGGGAAGTGAGAGATGCAGATAAAGATGGTAGCGAAGGAATATGAAGAAGATAATGAGAATGCGCCATGGTCTTCCTTCTCTGGAAACGCCCTTGTTGTTTGACAGTTGTTATGGATGCTTCTTTAGAAGGTTTAGTTGGGCTTATCAATTTGGGTTGTGTCGCACTGGGACGAGGTGTGTAGGTTTTATCAGGCCCATCACTTTCGGTGACTTGAtttattcttcattattttctgCGCTACTTTATTACTAACAGCACcatcatacaaaaataaaaactctgAAATACCCTCTTTTACAGTTCCAACTCACCACTGCCGGTAAACTTCCATCATTTTTTCTGTTGTTCATTGTCAACGCACCTCCACTCTCCggcagagaaaaagaaaagagaaagaactAGTATATTGTtaatatagtaatatgatgTATAACCAAAATTATCCAAATGATCATAATTAGATGTAATTAGACGGTTGACACGTGTtcaaaatttccttttttcCCATGTCTTGCTGGTCAACATGTGTCTAAACATGAGGTTTTTaagtaatttgtttttatacaAATAGATGTAGATAGATGGCACAAACATTATAGTTGCAATTGCAAGTGTGATGAATTTCTTTTGAAGCTTTTATGCAAGTTCGGATTTCAAATCAATTCACATTTAtgcttttcttattttctttttttgcttcGTCTTTTTTCTCCTAGTATCTTCCTGTCGATTACATTTGTTGTCCTAGATTTTGGTTGTGAAGTTTTGTTGgttttttaaatgtgttttcttGAGACAATGGTTGCAGTGCAGTGTTTTATGGAACGTATGGTCGTTTTGGGTTATGGGCTTTTTGTTGTCTAAGGTTTTATTTGATCTTTTAAGGGTTTAaggtttttattgttttatttaatcatGAGTTGCGTTCGTATGTTGGTTGTGGGTTTTGTGGAAAtttgtgattttgtttttggtgtttttgtgtTTGGGTTGAGGGTTGTAGGATATGGATTCTTTTATTGTTCTTGcttgatttttgttttgcaattgtttatttataatctttataaGCTTTTTGAATGATATTTGTAGTTGTTTTCTTCTAGTGTTTGGGTTGGAacttttattgtaaatttgagagtatattttttagttattttataactcgAATAACTTGAATTATTTGTGTTTGTAAGCATACTTGGGTACCAAAATTATTGTGAAAGTATGGCaaaaaagtttgatatgattaaagatattaatGGAAATAGAGAGACTCTAAAACTTGGAGTTAGAATCAATGATCTTTGGGAGGTCAAAAATAGGAATGGAGGTAAATATATTGATATGGTTTTAGTGGATGACAAGGTAAGTGTGACTATAATTTCTATCTACGTACTTCTTTTTATGTTTGACTTAAAGTTAGTCAGGATTTTATACAtctatacatacatacatacatacatacatatatatatatatatatatgtatgtgtgtatatgtatacgtacatgtatacatatacacacatatatatatatatatatatatatatatatgtatacatgtatacatgtatacatatacatatacatatatatacatatatatacatatgtatgtatgtatatatatatatatatatatatgtatatgtatatgtatacatgtatacatgtatacatgtatacatatatatatatatatatatatatatatatatatatatatatatatatatatatatatatatgtgtgtgtgtgtatatgtatacatgtacgtatacatatacacacatacatatatatatatatatatatatatatatatatatatatatatatatatatatatatatatttacatatatttacatattgtTCTGGTCTCAAATCTTGAGAAGTTGAAACGAATAACACACTACCTCTTTTGCAATTGAACTGACAGATAAacactcttcttcttttttgtattCACTAGTGTCCACAAAAAAAGTCCTCCCTCTGTTGTGCCACTATTCTCTTTCATATAGGCTTTCTGCCCTTTTGGTTTGTTTGAAGACGT is a window from the Vigna unguiculata cultivar IT97K-499-35 chromosome 7, ASM411807v1, whole genome shotgun sequence genome containing:
- the LOC114192206 gene encoding auxin-induced protein X15-like, with product MMLRSFVGKIEKGVSLLVHRRATSVVSDDVREGYFAVLATKGGESKRFIVGLNFLNDPAFLGLLDQAQEEFGFRQKGALEIPCQPQELQKILDRSRV
- the LOC114192144 gene encoding thylakoid lumenal 15.0 kDa protein 2, chloroplastic — its product is MAHSHYLLHIPSLPSLSASLTSQTPSLPVRRLHPKTHSYHAPSHATLSSFKPLHFALSGALSLGLLFGGIRVAEAAKVGVNKPELLPKEFSTVIDVAGFLSDGQEKRLAAEIAALEADTGFKLRVLAQNYPDTPGLAVKDFWQVDDRTVVFVADPTFGNILNFNVGASVDLDIPRSFWSRLAGKYGNIFYWKEKGEDASIEAAVTAISNCLREPVGPNNCSEVN